A window of Companilactobacillus allii genomic DNA:
TTATGAGCCACATCGCCACATTCAACAACAAAGACGGTGTCTTGTTAATATCTGGTACTGGGTCAGCCGTCATCAATCGTGGCAACGACAAATTCATCAAAAAAGGTGGTTGGGGACCAACAATCGGTGATCAAGGTAGTGCCTATTGGATTGGCATTCACTTCGTTAAACAACTGACTGAATATATGGACGATAACCCTGTTGAAAAGGGATTTGAAGAATTGGTTCCTAAACTTCAAGAAACACTCAAAGATAGAAAAGACATTATCGATACAGTTTATTTACGACCTAAGAAAAATGTCGCAAATCTGTCATTAATAACGCTTGAATTCCCAGATAATCTTTATGTTAAAAAACTATTGAACTATGCCGGCCTTGAATTGAGCAAGATGGTACTATCAGTAATTACTTATCCTGAAAATACAAATCTTGCCATTGAAGGTAGCGTCATCAAGAATAATGCCGTTGTCCGTCATGCGATGGAACATAACTTAACTAAACATGGTGTTAAATTCACTTATCGTGATACTGTTTCCGGTTCACATGGGGTTTTATTTTTGAGTTAAAATGTCTAATAACGCATGGCTTTTTCCGCTAAAGTTCAAGACACATTTCGATATTCTTTCTACTTGTTTGCTTCGCAAACGCGTAATAACACATAATTTTTTCCGCTTAATTTAAATATTCCTAGCAATCACGATGTGATTACTAGGAATATTTAAGTTAATGCTCGAAAATTGCCCATGTGTTATTACGCTCTAAATCAATCATAAGCATTGCCACCACTATGCCCACCAACTAGTGAAGCTCGACTTTTAGCAGTTCCAGCATCCAAAAGTGAACTAGCCTTGATCAGTGAATTGAAACCAAAACGTTTACGAATATCATCGACCAAATAATCCAAGTCGTGTGCCTTGATCTGTTTATCTGCCTTTTGGAAAATATCCAGCTGCAGGTCATTATCATCAGTTAGATCTCCAACACTGACACTGATATTCCTAACTATTTCACCGTTATATAGCTCTCTAAACATCAACAATAACTGCGCTACAATATCTTTATTCAAATTAGTGGCTTCAATTTTCTTAGACTTACCAAACCCACTTTTATCACTGATCTGATTGAAACCAAACCCGACATATAAATGGATATTTCGTGCCATCTTATGTCTTGAACGGATACGTGATGCCACCTGCTCACCTATTTCTCTTATGACAATTTCAATATCACGTTGTTTAGTGTAATCCCGTGGCAATACTTGTGAATTACCAAATGACTTAGACTTAGCGTGGAACTTTTGCGTTAATATTGACCGATCCACTCCCCAAGAATGTGCGAAAAGTTGTTCACCAACGACGCCGAATTCTTTTTTTAACCAGTAAGGATCATAACTGGCCAATTCTTTTATCGTATAGATACCTAATTTGTTCAAGCGTTTTTCTGTTCTTTTGTTCACTCCCCAAAAGTCAGTTAAGTTATCGATCTTCCAAACCTTATCCGGTACATTTTGATAGGACCAATATGCCATGAAACTCTCATTGTGCTTGGCTTCATTGTCTAGTGCTAATTTGGCCAGCAATGGATTATCTCCAATACCAACGGTCGTATACAAGCCCAATTTATCTCTAACTTCCCTTTGAATCCTTCTAGCGACATCAAAAGGTGTCTTGCCAAATAACCTCCAAGACTTGGTCAGATCCAAAATACTCTCATCAATTGAATATGGATGTAGATCTTCGTCAGCGACATATTCTCTGAAGATATTATTGATCTGTAAGTTACGATGTATGTACAAGTTCATCCGAGGTGGGACAATTATCATTTCTTTTAACATCGGTAAGTCACATCCGTGCGAAACATTATTCTTAATGCCGTATTTTTTCTTCGCCATTGGAGAAGTTGCTAGTACCAATCCACTGCCGGTATTATCTGCCCTCGACATCACGACTAGTACTGCTTCAAGTGGATTGATTCCCAGTTCGACACATTCACAGCTTGCATAAAATGACTTGTTATCAATGGCAAATATCAATCTGCGTGGTTCATTTTTGTAATCATACACTTCTATCGCCTACCGTTCTCACGTTTCTAATATTATCAAGTTTGACCTTTGTTTCATTGACCATTACGGATTCTTCATTATATCCGAGTACATTTCCGTCAATTTCACACGGTATTTTCCCCTCTAAGTCAAGATTGTTCTCTTGAACGATCACTGTTAATCCACTACTAAAGGAATTGAACAATATCTGTCCTATCTCTTCTTCACTTTGTTGCGGAAGTATCTCAATAATGGTATTTCGCTCTTTGTCTTGTTTGGCCCACTTAATCGTATGATCACTGAGGTAGAACCCCTGCCACTTCTTCATCCCACGATCATTGTAGTTGGCAAAAAACTTATTTAATTCATCATCAGAAAGCATTCTATCACCTTAATCACATTATACGAACGCATGTTCTAAAATGCAATAGTGAATCTTTCTAGCTTTAACAAAATACTCATCAACGAAGATACAAAATAATAAATACCACTTAATCCAATAAAAATATAAATACACTTACTTACTAACTCTAAGTTCATATGGTCAAGTAATTTGCCGGCAACAAAAGTTCCAACTCCGGCACCCACTATTCCTATTAAAATAATCGGTAATTCATTCAAAGTTATGATTCCATTAAAAATCCTAAATGAAGACGTAAATAACATATCAAACACAAAAAAAGACTGAACGGTCGCCATATATTCTTCTTTGGAATCCGACAATGACAAGAAATATAACGCCATTAACGGTCCACCGATACCAAACAGGCCACTGAAAAATCCTGATATCAATACAAATATGACCGCTACCCAAAGTGGGAACTTCTTTTGTGCTGAAGTATGTGTAAACAAAAAATACAATGATAATGCTATCAACAAGCATCCCAACAACACTCTAGATATTTGAACATTCATCATCCCACCTAGATGAATCGATGACGATGCTACGACTGCATATAAAATAAACGGCCAGACTATTCTCTTTAACTTGATATAGTGACGATAATGATACGCCATCATAACAACTGAAATAACAGGTATCATCCCAGCAACACCAGCTGCTTTGGCCATGGGCAAAATACTTGGTAAAAATACCATCAAAACTATTGCTGGACCAAATCCTGTCAGTCCTTGAACTAATCCAGCCAAAATACCGGGGATAATTACTAAATACCAAGGCATGTAAATATTCCTCCTCTAATTTACTAACGAACTCATAGTCGAATTTTGAAATTTTGCAATCAGGTCATGCATTGAACTTAGGGATTCAACTTCCCCATTAATCAACCAAACTCGCCAGATAGAGTAAACTCCAGCACTCATGAAACTAACCCAGTACTTATGCTGAGTCGCAGTTATTTCAACAGGCAACTTTAGTCCTTCGTAAAACTCTAACATATTATCGTCAAATATATTCTGAATAATATACTCAAATCCCCTATCAATCGACAATTTAAGAACATCAGCATATCTAACGAAAAATTCGCCAACTTTACTTAGCTTATCCTCTTTTGAAGACTTTTCTTTTACTTCATCAAATTGCGCTGTTATCAGTGGTTCAAAATAACTAATCAATAGATCATCTAAGGTATCAAAGTTTCTATAAAACGCCATTCGACTGACTCCAGCTTTTTTTACTACTTGGCTGACAGTTATTTGATTCAAGTCATTATGTTTCAACAGTTGCAACAATGCCGTAACTAGATATTCTTTGGAATCCTGCTTAATTAATTGTGCATGCTTGGTAGCTGCCATTACAATTTCTCCATTCTGTCACAGATGCCTTCAATTTCCTTGAAAACACATTACTGTCATTGTAATATTCATCTACAGACGTTACAAGTGTAACGACAATAAAAAAAGAGGAATTTAAAATGACAAACAAATTAGTAGTAGTAACCGGTGGAAGTGGCTTTATCGCATCACACATTATTATCCAATTATTGCAACAAGGATACTCAGTGCGCACAACAATTCGTTCTCCCAAGAAAATCGACCTAATCAAAACATTGTTAACTAATGGAGGAATTACTGACTTTACAAACTTATCATTCATGGAAGCTGATCTGACAAGTGATGATAATTGGAAAGCAGTCATGGCTGGTGCAACTTATGTAATCCACCCCGCTTCTCCCACACCAACTTTGAATTTTAAAAATGAAGATGAGATGATTCGCCCCGCTGTAGATGGTGTCTTAAGAGTCTTACGTTCAGCCAAAAATGCTGGCGTAAAACGAGTGGTTTTAACTTCAGCATATGGTGCGATCTTTGCTGGCCACAAGAATCGTACTACACCGTATACCGAAAAAGATTGGTCAGATTTATCTTCCAAAAAAATTCATCCTTACCAAAAATCAAAGACAATGTCGGAACGTGCAGCT
This region includes:
- a CDS encoding TetR/AcrR family transcriptional regulator, coding for MAATKHAQLIKQDSKEYLVTALLQLLKHNDLNQITVSQVVKKAGVSRMAFYRNFDTLDDLLISYFEPLITAQFDEVKEKSSKEDKLSKVGEFFVRYADVLKLSIDRGFEYIIQNIFDDNMLEFYEGLKLPVEITATQHKYWVSFMSAGVYSIWRVWLINGEVESLSSMHDLIAKFQNSTMSSLVN
- a CDS encoding sulfite exporter TauE/SafE family protein; translated protein: MPWYLVIIPGILAGLVQGLTGFGPAIVLMVFLPSILPMAKAAGVAGMIPVISVVMMAYHYRHYIKLKRIVWPFILYAVVASSSIHLGGMMNVQISRVLLGCLLIALSLYFLFTHTSAQKKFPLWVAVIFVLISGFFSGLFGIGGPLMALYFLSLSDSKEEYMATVQSFFVFDMLFTSSFRIFNGIITLNELPIILIGIVGAGVGTFVAGKLLDHMNLELVSKCIYIFIGLSGIYYFVSSLMSILLKLERFTIAF
- a CDS encoding BadF/BadG/BcrA/BcrD ATPase family protein, whose amino-acid sequence is MSEKKFNIGVDAGGTKTRACLFDGDTVISEPITDMGNPVENYDLAMNNIQYAIDSVLHDKNISSTDVSCIGIGCAGADSSGLVPIMVHSFEKKYKTKIIIKSDVVMSHIATFNNKDGVLLISGTGSAVINRGNDKFIKKGGWGPTIGDQGSAYWIGIHFVKQLTEYMDDNPVEKGFEELVPKLQETLKDRKDIIDTVYLRPKKNVANLSLITLEFPDNLYVKKLLNYAGLELSKMVLSVITYPENTNLAIEGSVIKNNAVVRHAMEHNLTKHGVKFTYRDTVSGSHGVLFLS
- a CDS encoding Y-family DNA polymerase; this translates as MYDYKNEPRRLIFAIDNKSFYASCECVELGINPLEAVLVVMSRADNTGSGLVLATSPMAKKKYGIKNNVSHGCDLPMLKEMIIVPPRMNLYIHRNLQINNIFREYVADEDLHPYSIDESILDLTKSWRLFGKTPFDVARRIQREVRDKLGLYTTVGIGDNPLLAKLALDNEAKHNESFMAYWSYQNVPDKVWKIDNLTDFWGVNKRTEKRLNKLGIYTIKELASYDPYWLKKEFGVVGEQLFAHSWGVDRSILTQKFHAKSKSFGNSQVLPRDYTKQRDIEIVIREIGEQVASRIRSRHKMARNIHLYVGFGFNQISDKSGFGKSKKIEATNLNKDIVAQLLLMFRELYNGEIVRNISVSVGDLTDDNDLQLDIFQKADKQIKAHDLDYLVDDIRKRFGFNSLIKASSLLDAGTAKSRASLVGGHSGGNAYD